From Magnolia sinica isolate HGM2019 chromosome 13, MsV1, whole genome shotgun sequence, one genomic window encodes:
- the LOC131222651 gene encoding small ribosomal subunit protein uS7-like isoform X1: protein MAVELMLFNTWAYDDVHSIDSIDTMGLGRWMSGILSSYAMVTHDMVDDVSLQDYIAMNARIVPHTAGRYSKRFPRTKCPIIERLTNSLMMHGRNNGKKLMAIRIVKDAMERIHTLTQLNPIQVIVNAIIKSGPRADVVRVGFGPFVRRQAVDVSPHRRVGQAIYLLTTGARKRAFRSRDTTIAACLADELISASQGGQNSYAITKKNQIERVAMANL, encoded by the exons ATGGCGGTCGAACTGATGCTCTTCAACACATGGGCCTACGACGATGTTCAt AGCATTGATAGCATTGACACGATGGGTCTCGGCAGATGGATGTCTGGGATCTTGAGTTCCTATGCGATGGTGACACACGACATG GTTGATGATGTGTCTTTACAAGATTACATCGCCATGAATGCTAGAATTGTCCCGCATACAGCTGGAAGGTACTCAAAAAGGTTCCCCAGGACCAAATGCCCAATTATCGAGCGGTTGACGAATTCCCTGATGATGCATGGCCGCAACAATGGAAAGAAGCTGATGGCGATTCGAATAGTCAAGGATGCAATGGAACGAATCCATACCCTCACTCAGCTTAACCCCATTCAAGTCATTGTCAATGCCATTATCAAAAG TGGACCACGAGCGGATGTAGTTCGAGTTGGCTTTGGGCCTTTTGTTAGGCGTCAAGCAGTTGATGTCTCCCCTCATAGACGTGTTGGCCAAGCAATATATCTCCTAACTACTGGTGCTCGCAAGAGGGCTTTTAGGAGCAGAGACACAACTATAGCTGCGTGCTTGGCAGATGAACTCATCTCTGCCTCCCAGGGAGGTCAGAACAG CTATGCCATTACGaagaaaaatcagattgaaaGGGTTGCGATGGCCAACCTTTGA
- the LOC131222651 gene encoding small ribosomal subunit protein uS7-like isoform X3, producing MWDTVWEIDVDDVSLQDYIAMNARIVPHTAGRYSKRFPRTKCPIIERLTNSLMMHGRNNGKKLMAIRIVKDAMERIHTLTQLNPIQVIVNAIIKSGPRADVVRVGFGPFVRRQAVDVSPHRRVGQAIYLLTTGARKRAFRSRDTTIAACLADELISASQGGQNSYAITKKNQIERVAMANL from the exons ATGTGGGACACGGTGTGGGAAATAGAC GTTGATGATGTGTCTTTACAAGATTACATCGCCATGAATGCTAGAATTGTCCCGCATACAGCTGGAAGGTACTCAAAAAGGTTCCCCAGGACCAAATGCCCAATTATCGAGCGGTTGACGAATTCCCTGATGATGCATGGCCGCAACAATGGAAAGAAGCTGATGGCGATTCGAATAGTCAAGGATGCAATGGAACGAATCCATACCCTCACTCAGCTTAACCCCATTCAAGTCATTGTCAATGCCATTATCAAAAG TGGACCACGAGCGGATGTAGTTCGAGTTGGCTTTGGGCCTTTTGTTAGGCGTCAAGCAGTTGATGTCTCCCCTCATAGACGTGTTGGCCAAGCAATATATCTCCTAACTACTGGTGCTCGCAAGAGGGCTTTTAGGAGCAGAGACACAACTATAGCTGCGTGCTTGGCAGATGAACTCATCTCTGCCTCCCAGGGAGGTCAGAACAG CTATGCCATTACGaagaaaaatcagattgaaaGGGTTGCGATGGCCAACCTTTGA
- the LOC131222652 gene encoding beta-hexosaminidase 2, producing MNYKNPYNKPNAICFLILFSFFSSAIASVRCQINVWPKPRTISWPTPQATLLSPSFQILSPSHAHLRPAVRRYLRLILSERHHPIRPPSVNLIVSLPLKSLNLTIADLPAPLQHNVDESYSLSIPNTSSAAALTAETAWGAMRGLETFSQLVWTRDGRMVVPNGLYVWDGPLFPHRGLMLDTSRNYYGVKDLMRLIRAMSMNKMNVFHWHVVDSHSFPLVLESEPELGKKGSYGEEMRYDATDVKRVVEFGMRHGVRVLPEIDTPGHAASWAEAYPEIVTCSDMFWWPAGIEWADRFASEPAAGQLNPLNPKTYQVLRNVIGDVTSLFPDLFYHAGSDEIIPGCWKADPTIGDFLSNGGTLSQLLETFINSTHPYIVSLNRTVVYWEDILLDSTVKVGPKLLPPETTILQSWNNGPNNTKLIVSAGYRAIISSSDFYYLDCGHGGFVGNDSRYDRQTGDDPAQPFNYNGGNGGSWCAPFKTWQRIYDYDITHGLSEAEAKLVLGGEVALWSEQADPMVMDSRIWPRASAMAEALWSGNRDESGKKRYAEATDRLSEWRYRMVGRGIGAAPIQPLWCLNHPGMCNIVSEN from the exons ATGAATTACAAAAACCCCTATAACAAGCCCAACGCCATCTGTTTTCTTatcctcttctctttcttctcttccgcAATCGCATCCGTCCGATGCCAAATCAACGTCTGGCCCAAACCCCGTACAATCTCATGGCCCACCCCTCAAGCCACCCTCCTCTCCCCTtccttccaaatcctctctcCCTCCCACGCCCATCTTCGCCCCGCCGTCCGTCGTTACCTCCGTCTCATCCTCTCCGAACGCCACCACCCCATCCGCCCCCCTTCCGTCAATCTCATCGTCTCCCTGCCGTTAAAATCCCTAAATCTGACCATCGCTGACCTCCCCGCCCCCCTCCAGCACAACGTCGATGAATCCTACTCTCTATCAATCCCCAACACCAGCTCCGCCGCGGCTCTGACGGCCGAGACCGCGTGGGGCGCGATGCGCGGTCTTGAGACGTTCTCGCAGCTGGTGTGGACCCGCGACGGACGGATGGTGGTGCCGAATGGTCTGTACGTGTGGGATGGGCCGTTGTTTCCGCATCGGGGCCTGATGCTGGACACGTCGAGGAATTATTACGGGGTGAAGGATCTGATGAGATTGATCCGTGCGATGAGCATGAACAAGATGAATGTTTTCCATTGGCACGTAGTGGACTCTCATTCGTTCCCGTTGGTGCTGGAATCGGAACCGGAGCTGGGAAAGAAAGGATCATATGGGGAAGAGATGCGGTACGACGCGACGGACGTAAAGAGGGTGGTGGAGTTTGGGATGAGGCATGGGGTGAGGGTTTTGCCCGAGATCGATACTCCGG GTCATGCAGCATCATGGGCCGAAGCTTATCCAGAGATCGTCACATGCTCAGATATGTTTTGGTGGCCCGCCGGGATTGAATGGGCTGACCGATTCGCATCTGAACCGGCAGCGGGCCAGCTAAACCCCCTCAATCCCAAGACTTATCAGGTCCTTCGAAATGTCATTGGCGACGTTACTTCCCTCTTCCCGGATCTGTTCTATCACGCCGGATCTGATGAGATTATTCCTGGCTGCTGGAAGGCAGATCCGACAATTGGAGACTTCCTGTCCAATGGTGGGACCCTTAGCCAGCTCCTTGAGACCTTCATCAACTCCACTCACCCTTACATAGTCTCCCTCAACCGCACTGTTGTGTATTGGGAAGATATCCTACTGGATTCCACAgtgaaggtgggtcccaagttGCTTCCCCCTGAAACCACCATACTACAGTCCTGGAACAATGGCCCCAATAACACTAAGCTTATAGTTTCCGCTGGCTACCGAGCAATCATCTCATCGTCCGATTTCTACTACTTGGACTGTGGGCATGGCGGTTTCGTCGGCAATGACAGCCGGTATGATCGCCAAACGGGTGATGATCCTGCACAACCATTCAATTACAATGGTGGCAATGGAGGATCGTGGTGTGCCCCATTCAAAACGTGGCAGCGGATATATGACTATGACATAACCCATGGACTGAGCGAGGCGGAAGCGAAGTTGGTCTTAGGTGGAGAGGTGGCGCTATGGTCGGAGCAAGCGGATCCGATGGTCATGGATTCTCGAATATGGCCAAGGGCTTCGGCGATGGCAGAGGCATTATGGTCCGGGAACAGGGACGAGAGTGGCAAGAAGAGGTATGCAGAAGCGACGGATCGGTTGAGCGAGTGGCGGTATAGGATGGTGGGGCGAGGGATCGGGGCAGCGCCCATTCAGCCACTCTGGTGTCTTAATCATCCCGGCATGTGTAACATTGTTTCAGAAAATTAA
- the LOC131222651 gene encoding small ribosomal subunit protein uS7-like isoform X2, whose product MAVELMLFNTWAYDDVHVDDVSLQDYIAMNARIVPHTAGRYSKRFPRTKCPIIERLTNSLMMHGRNNGKKLMAIRIVKDAMERIHTLTQLNPIQVIVNAIIKSGPRADVVRVGFGPFVRRQAVDVSPHRRVGQAIYLLTTGARKRAFRSRDTTIAACLADELISASQGGQNSYAITKKNQIERVAMANL is encoded by the exons ATGGCGGTCGAACTGATGCTCTTCAACACATGGGCCTACGACGATGTTCAt GTTGATGATGTGTCTTTACAAGATTACATCGCCATGAATGCTAGAATTGTCCCGCATACAGCTGGAAGGTACTCAAAAAGGTTCCCCAGGACCAAATGCCCAATTATCGAGCGGTTGACGAATTCCCTGATGATGCATGGCCGCAACAATGGAAAGAAGCTGATGGCGATTCGAATAGTCAAGGATGCAATGGAACGAATCCATACCCTCACTCAGCTTAACCCCATTCAAGTCATTGTCAATGCCATTATCAAAAG TGGACCACGAGCGGATGTAGTTCGAGTTGGCTTTGGGCCTTTTGTTAGGCGTCAAGCAGTTGATGTCTCCCCTCATAGACGTGTTGGCCAAGCAATATATCTCCTAACTACTGGTGCTCGCAAGAGGGCTTTTAGGAGCAGAGACACAACTATAGCTGCGTGCTTGGCAGATGAACTCATCTCTGCCTCCCAGGGAGGTCAGAACAG CTATGCCATTACGaagaaaaatcagattgaaaGGGTTGCGATGGCCAACCTTTGA